In Mucilaginibacter celer, one DNA window encodes the following:
- a CDS encoding glycoside hydrolase family 9 protein: MKSKFTSALLIAACCLFTHFSGAQVSSKKDVMKLNAQEYLEYKGVNVMLAHDFYPEGHQGGVGVIQNGQRVATNGDIRLEPTPGQWSPIPKVGKRVVNKATGEVSVRMEFPNPDMNRHGFNPIIYPDLNFAYNIRVIPSGKAFKIIVDLDKPLPDSWIGKVGFNIELYPGILFGRSYYMDRQFGIFPQQANGQTYTDADGETQVKPMAEGKTLTIVPEAARQRMSIENLAAGNLQLLDGRAKHNNGWFVVRSLIAKGTSKNAVVWLVTPNALEGWHSEPVVQVSQVGYHPAQQKIAVIELDKNDKKILPVSLLRIGEKGGFETALTANATNWGDFLRYHYLQFDFTKITRPGMYVVKYGNHQTEPFQISADVFKNDVWQPTLSYFLPIQMCHMRVNEKYRVWHGLCHMDDARMAPIDSNHFDGYIQGHSTLNKYKPGDNVPFLDRGAWHDAGDFDLRVESQAETVHGLTLAYEAFDVKYDNTTIDQKNHIVEIHRPDGKPDMLQQIEHGLLAITGGYQAMGRFYRGVIEPTIRQYTILGDAANITDNKPFVTNAANINPILKTPAAADDRWVFTEDNPGRSLETAAALAAASRVMKGYNDTLATQCLQIAQGVWKNTPDQNLRHRVELAVELLITTKDKIYADYLVNNTDAIAKSIDNTGWLVGRTMPLIPDANYHTKITEAVKKLYAKIQEQGTKTPYGVPYEPNIWGAGWGIQNFGYRQYFLYAAFPTVFSDTYMLHAIDFVLGCHPGSNTSSFVSGVGAHSMTTAYGFNRADRSYIPGGITSGTALIRPDFPELLDWPYLWQQGEYVLGGGTTDYLFLVLAADHVLNKK, encoded by the coding sequence ATGAAATCTAAATTTACCTCTGCCTTATTAATTGCGGCCTGCTGCTTGTTCACGCATTTTTCCGGTGCACAGGTATCGTCCAAAAAAGATGTCATGAAGCTTAACGCACAGGAATACCTGGAGTATAAAGGCGTTAACGTAATGCTTGCGCACGATTTTTACCCCGAAGGACACCAGGGCGGGGTAGGGGTGATCCAGAACGGACAGCGTGTAGCCACCAATGGTGATATCAGGTTGGAGCCAACGCCGGGCCAATGGTCGCCCATACCCAAGGTGGGTAAGCGGGTGGTAAATAAGGCTACCGGCGAGGTAAGTGTGCGCATGGAGTTTCCGAACCCGGATATGAACCGCCACGGCTTCAATCCTATCATTTATCCCGATTTAAATTTTGCATATAACATCCGGGTAATCCCATCCGGAAAAGCGTTTAAAATTATTGTTGATCTGGATAAGCCGCTGCCTGATAGCTGGATAGGTAAGGTAGGTTTTAATATTGAATTGTACCCCGGGATTTTGTTTGGCCGATCATATTATATGGACAGGCAGTTCGGGATTTTCCCGCAGCAAGCTAACGGGCAAACCTATACCGATGCCGATGGTGAAACACAGGTAAAGCCAATGGCCGAAGGTAAAACGCTAACGATAGTTCCTGAGGCCGCCCGGCAGAGAATGAGTATAGAAAACCTCGCCGCCGGTAATTTGCAATTGCTGGATGGCCGGGCAAAGCACAATAACGGTTGGTTTGTAGTTAGATCACTGATAGCTAAAGGTACCTCGAAAAACGCTGTAGTATGGCTGGTAACACCAAATGCTTTAGAGGGCTGGCATTCGGAGCCCGTGGTGCAGGTATCGCAGGTGGGATATCATCCGGCGCAGCAAAAAATTGCCGTTATCGAACTTGATAAAAATGATAAAAAGATATTGCCGGTATCCTTGCTGCGCATTGGTGAAAAAGGCGGATTTGAAACGGCATTAACGGCCAATGCCACCAATTGGGGCGACTTTTTAAGATATCATTACCTGCAGTTTGATTTTACAAAAATTACCCGCCCCGGGATGTATGTTGTAAAATATGGTAACCACCAGACTGAACCTTTCCAGATTAGCGCCGATGTGTTTAAAAATGATGTGTGGCAGCCAACTTTATCCTACTTTTTGCCCATACAGATGTGCCACATGCGGGTTAACGAAAAATACCGGGTATGGCATGGCTTGTGTCATATGGATGATGCACGCATGGCACCTATCGATTCAAACCATTTTGACGGCTACATCCAGGGGCATAGTACCCTCAATAAATACAAACCGGGCGATAATGTGCCCTTTTTGGATCGTGGAGCCTGGCATGATGCGGGCGACTTCGACCTGAGGGTTGAATCGCAGGCCGAAACCGTGCATGGCCTTACACTGGCTTACGAGGCTTTTGATGTAAAATATGATAATACCACCATCGATCAAAAAAATCATATCGTAGAAATCCATCGGCCCGACGGAAAGCCCGATATGTTGCAACAGATAGAACATGGCTTGCTGGCCATAACCGGCGGCTACCAGGCTATGGGGCGTTTTTATCGTGGGGTTATTGAACCAACTATACGCCAATACACCATTTTGGGCGATGCCGCCAATATTACCGATAACAAGCCTTTTGTAACCAACGCAGCTAATATCAACCCGATATTGAAAACACCTGCAGCGGCCGACGACCGTTGGGTATTTACAGAAGATAATCCCGGCCGATCTCTGGAAACTGCAGCAGCGCTTGCCGCCGCCAGCCGGGTGATGAAAGGTTACAACGATACCCTGGCAACCCAATGCCTGCAAATTGCACAGGGAGTTTGGAAAAACACGCCCGATCAAAATTTACGGCATCGGGTGGAACTGGCCGTCGAGCTGCTCATCACCACAAAAGACAAAATCTATGCAGACTACCTGGTAAACAATACCGATGCCATAGCTAAAAGTATAGATAACACAGGTTGGTTAGTTGGCCGTACTATGCCGCTTATTCCCGATGCAAATTATCACACTAAAATTACCGAAGCCGTTAAAAAGCTGTATGCCAAAATACAGGAGCAAGGCACCAAAACGCCATATGGTGTTCCATACGAACCTAATATTTGGGGAGCAGGCTGGGGCATCCAGAATTTTGGTTACCGGCAGTATTTTCTGTACGCCGCATTTCCAACAGTGTTTAGCGATACGTACATGTTGCATGCTATTGATTTTGTATTGGGCTGCCACCCGGGTTCAAACACCTCGTCGTTTGTATCGGGCGTGGGTGCGCACTCTATGACCACGGCTTACGGTTTTAACAGGGCCGACAGATCGTACATTCCCGGTGGCATCACTTCTGGTACGGCGCTCATTCGCCCCGATTTTCCTGAACTGCTTGACTGGCCCTACCTGTGGCAGCAGGGCGAG
- a CDS encoding alpha/beta fold hydrolase, translating to MKQLYIAITLLLTTATTLQAQTKPIDSFTDGKYVTVNGAKLWVVTVGEGDPIIFIAGGPGGTHVGLRSFDSLANNHHQLIYFDALGRGKSDSAKNVTEYSLARDIDDVEGLRVALKLDKITVLGHSYGGVVAQGYAIKYPAHLSHLILADTFHSFVMWQENDDNSNHEIKTNYPEVWERLMKIRNEGAVSSDLEHQAIYGEVPYGFLYAYNPAHFEPKAGPRRHYPNPHQSEVYYQMVGKDGDFIVGSDIGNFDYRKQLKDLKMPILIVTGRFDRVAVPWMAVKYKEYCPQAQFVIFEKSGHNPQVEEPEKEFALINDFLAR from the coding sequence ATGAAGCAGCTATACATTGCAATCACATTACTCCTTACCACAGCCACTACTTTACAAGCCCAAACCAAACCTATAGATAGTTTTACCGACGGCAAATACGTAACCGTTAACGGTGCCAAGCTATGGGTGGTAACTGTTGGCGAAGGCGATCCGATCATATTCATTGCCGGTGGTCCGGGTGGTACGCATGTGGGTTTACGCAGTTTTGATTCGCTGGCTAATAATCACCACCAGTTAATTTATTTTGATGCGCTTGGCCGCGGTAAGTCCGATTCTGCTAAAAACGTTACCGAGTATAGTTTGGCTCGCGATATTGATGATGTTGAGGGTTTGCGTGTAGCTTTAAAGCTGGATAAGATCACCGTTTTAGGCCATTCGTACGGCGGTGTGGTAGCCCAGGGGTATGCCATTAAATATCCGGCACATTTAAGCCATTTAATACTGGCCGATACCTTTCACAGTTTTGTAATGTGGCAGGAAAACGATGATAACTCCAACCACGAAATAAAAACCAACTACCCCGAGGTTTGGGAGCGATTGATGAAGATCAGGAACGAGGGCGCGGTATCAAGCGATTTGGAGCACCAGGCTATTTATGGCGAAGTACCTTATGGTTTTTTATACGCCTATAATCCGGCCCATTTCGAACCAAAGGCAGGTCCGCGCCGCCACTACCCAAATCCGCATCAAAGTGAGGTTTACTACCAGATGGTAGGTAAAGACGGTGATTTTATTGTTGGCAGTGACATTGGTAATTTTGACTATCGTAAGCAATTAAAAGATTTGAAAATGCCTATCCTGATAGTAACAGGCCGGTTTGACAGGGTGGCCGTGCCATGGATGGCTGTTAAATACAAAGAGTACTGCCCGCAGGCGCAGTTTGTAATATTTGAAAAATCGGGCCATAATCCGCAGGTTGAAGAGCCGGAGAAAGAATTTGCTTTGATCAATGATTTTTTAGCAAGGTAA
- a CDS encoding lysozyme → MEITQLDQAGLNLIKQFEGCILHPYLDQVGIPTIGFGQTYYPATGKKVTMQDPAITQQQADDMFLVMLKPYELAVYSTTRDDITQNNFNALVSLTYNIGTAGYKTSTVHRLVNEGISDERLQAAFLMWNKAGGKVNQGLVNRRKKEYQVYIS, encoded by the coding sequence ATGGAAATTACGCAATTAGATCAGGCCGGCCTTAACCTCATCAAACAGTTTGAAGGTTGCATTTTACACCCTTATCTGGATCAGGTAGGCATCCCTACTATTGGTTTCGGCCAAACCTATTATCCGGCAACCGGCAAAAAAGTTACCATGCAGGATCCGGCCATAACCCAACAACAGGCCGATGATATGTTTTTGGTGATGCTGAAACCTTACGAGCTGGCTGTTTACTCAACAACCCGCGATGATATCACCCAAAATAACTTCAACGCCCTGGTTAGCTTAACATACAACATAGGCACAGCAGGTTATAAAACCTCGACAGTGCATAGATTGGTAAATGAAGGTATTTCAGACGAGCGGCTGCAGGCTGCATTCCTGATGTGGAACAAAGCAGGGGGGAAAGTGAACCAGGGTTTGGTGAACAGGAGGAAGAAGGAGTACCAGGTTTATATATCCTGA
- a CDS encoding DUF1735 domain-containing protein yields the protein MKINASLLKLSAACLLLGVAGCKQEITNGVKSNPAVKVYLPDAEKPDGLVNVMAGSTLKVDSAASTVNFSIPVYRAGESNFETLTVDVAADNSTIAGLVTAGKLPANTVALDPADFTLAAKDTVSKNNNIMKGTITPKIKIASLNKYAGKVAALGIKIANASNREVNTDMNKAIIYFSVEDLIDAITPKTNMIDNTKWQIYHRGDGVTFTVNGDGSVLATGGNWGQQGIVQAIEVRANKKYKIDMNVAGSGATDCWFEVYVGKGVPSEASDYADGGTRIALNTWNGCGKSPFNALLSSLSCAGSGNVVSFPTAGTVYVLIRSGGSSLGTSGIKLTNIDFRRVN from the coding sequence ATGAAAATTAATGCATCATTACTAAAGCTTTCGGCGGCTTGTTTGTTGCTGGGAGTTGCGGGTTGTAAACAGGAGATCACGAACGGCGTAAAATCAAACCCTGCTGTAAAAGTGTATCTGCCCGATGCCGAAAAACCCGACGGACTGGTTAACGTAATGGCCGGCAGCACCCTTAAGGTGGATAGCGCTGCCAGCACTGTTAACTTCTCCATCCCGGTTTACCGTGCCGGCGAATCGAACTTTGAAACCCTTACGGTTGACGTAGCTGCGGATAACAGTACCATTGCAGGTTTGGTTACTGCCGGAAAACTCCCGGCAAACACCGTAGCCCTTGATCCGGCCGATTTTACGCTGGCAGCAAAGGATACTGTTTCAAAAAACAACAATATCATGAAGGGGACTATCACCCCGAAAATTAAAATTGCCAGCCTTAATAAATATGCGGGTAAAGTAGCGGCGTTGGGTATTAAAATTGCCAATGCCTCAAACCGCGAGGTAAATACCGATATGAACAAGGCTATTATCTACTTCAGCGTTGAAGACCTGATTGATGCCATCACGCCTAAAACTAATATGATAGATAATACCAAATGGCAGATCTACCACCGCGGCGATGGGGTAACCTTTACCGTAAATGGCGATGGCAGTGTACTGGCAACCGGCGGCAACTGGGGTCAGCAAGGTATTGTGCAGGCTATTGAAGTACGTGCCAACAAAAAATATAAAATTGACATGAACGTTGCAGGCTCGGGTGCCACCGATTGCTGGTTTGAGGTATACGTAGGCAAAGGCGTACCATCCGAAGCAAGTGATTATGCCGATGGCGGTACACGTATAGCTTTAAATACCTGGAATGGCTGCGGTAAATCGCCATTTAACGCATTATTGTCATCGCTATCATGCGCAGGCAGCGGCAATGTGGTTTCGTTCCCTACAGCGGGTACGGTTTATGTACTTATCCGTTCGGGCGGTTCAAGCCTGGGCACAAGCGGTATCAAACTCACTAATATCGATTTTAGAAGGGTGAACTGA
- a CDS encoding RagB/SusD family nutrient uptake outer membrane protein — translation MKRNRYIITMLALGTVLYSSCKHDYLEVQTIKADITTDKLYSNYTYVQQQMWNTYSYLPDGFADLDLDAATDEAEATNSVARVQTFNYGTWNQYTNPDDVWARNFDGIRQANLYLKNKGTVDINYIKDKITSTDSTAYFNARNNVKFMEGEALFLKAYFYFELVKRYGGVPIFEQPLDYKDQATWKNVQRNSVDECIKYIASLCDKASAIIPANLAPYSWYDAGRVTYGAIKALKAKALLYGASPLFTSNGSTTSWAVAASALHDVIALGNYSLDASYSNLFGANNTSSAEVIFYRRYGAMNSIEFNNYPIVFQNSNGNSLAPTENLVSDYEVLLKNGTTIVGSVPFDWNNPAHAAAPYTNRDPRFGTTVIYNGKSFKSTTIETFYGGNSGLPKQNATKTGYYLSKWVNSSVDLINNTTTNHAWIYFRYADILLSYAEAMYNAYGADADPQGYGMTALQAINRVRARSTMPALTAAQLNQAAIEHERNVELSFENNRLWDVRRWKKGTTYLNKPVNRIDITSAGIYTVKKLEDRVFTQKMEWYPIPQAEISKTGWTQNPGW, via the coding sequence ATGAAAAGAAATCGATATATCATAACAATGCTGGCCCTGGGTACCGTGCTTTATTCATCGTGTAAACATGATTACCTTGAGGTGCAAACCATTAAGGCCGACATTACCACAGATAAGCTGTACTCCAACTATACTTATGTGCAGCAGCAAATGTGGAATACATACAGTTACCTGCCCGATGGTTTTGCCGACCTGGATTTAGACGCGGCAACCGACGAGGCAGAGGCAACAAATTCGGTAGCGAGGGTACAAACATTTAATTACGGCACCTGGAACCAATACACCAATCCCGATGATGTTTGGGCCCGTAACTTTGATGGTATCCGCCAGGCAAACCTCTACCTAAAAAACAAAGGCACGGTTGATATCAATTACATTAAAGATAAAATTACCTCGACCGACTCGACCGCATATTTCAACGCGCGTAACAACGTGAAATTTATGGAAGGCGAGGCCCTGTTTTTAAAGGCTTACTTTTATTTTGAGCTTGTAAAACGCTATGGTGGTGTGCCAATTTTTGAGCAACCGCTTGATTATAAAGATCAGGCCACCTGGAAAAACGTTCAGCGTAACTCGGTTGATGAGTGTATTAAATACATCGCTTCACTGTGCGATAAAGCTTCGGCCATTATTCCGGCCAACCTTGCACCATACTCATGGTATGATGCCGGTCGTGTTACTTATGGTGCAATTAAAGCATTAAAAGCTAAAGCTTTGTTATATGGTGCCAGCCCGTTGTTTACATCTAACGGTTCAACCACAAGCTGGGCAGTGGCTGCATCTGCGTTGCATGATGTAATTGCGTTAGGCAACTATTCGTTGGATGCCAGCTACTCGAACCTGTTTGGTGCCAACAACACCTCATCGGCCGAGGTGATCTTTTACCGCCGATACGGTGCCATGAACTCAATTGAGTTTAATAATTATCCTATCGTGTTCCAAAATAGTAATGGTAACAGTTTGGCACCTACCGAAAACCTGGTTAGCGATTATGAAGTGTTGCTTAAAAACGGAACTACGATTGTTGGTTCGGTACCGTTCGACTGGAATAACCCGGCGCATGCGGCAGCTCCATATACCAACCGCGACCCACGTTTTGGAACCACGGTGATTTACAACGGCAAATCGTTCAAATCAACCACCATCGAAACCTTTTACGGCGGTAACAGCGGTTTGCCGAAGCAAAACGCCACCAAAACTGGCTATTACCTGTCAAAATGGGTTAACTCATCTGTCGATCTGATCAACAATACCACCACAAACCACGCCTGGATCTATTTCAGGTATGCTGATATTTTGCTAAGCTATGCCGAAGCCATGTACAATGCCTATGGCGCCGATGCCGATCCGCAAGGGTATGGTATGACGGCCTTGCAGGCTATCAACAGGGTTAGGGCACGTTCAACCATGCCGGCGCTTACAGCGGCACAGCTAAACCAGGCTGCGATTGAACATGAGCGTAATGTAGAACTGAGCTTTGAAAACAACCGCTTATGGGATGTGCGCAGGTGGAAAAAAGGTACCACTTACTTAAACAAACCGGTAAACCGTATTGATATTACAAGTGCCGGTATTTACACTGTGAAGAAACTGGAAGACAGGGTGTTTACCCAGAAAATGGAATGGTACCCTATACCACAGGCAGAAATTTCAAAAACAGGCTGGACACAAAACCCCGGCTGGTAA
- a CDS encoding SusC/RagA family TonB-linked outer membrane protein, with the protein MKKDYKNFLAWMLAFCSYSAVNAQTAKTTPADTIKTANSSYKDIVDGGLRIQKSWRNTGAVFTLSGEDLTRMTSGNLLNTLQGRIPGLTVVTGSGEPGYDNPTFYMRGQSSWNIQGNQVLIYLDGFQVDMGAITGLSAYEIESVTLLKDAAALAVYGLEGGAGVLSIRTKKGAVLDKTQVFINGKYGILSPIELPKVMDAFGYTTNYNNALTNDGLPIKYANPELYKASNDPFHPNVNWYDQLLKKTSAIQDYNFGFRGGNNTAKYFVLMNYTNFEGMYKNADIIDKDFGTNAKYTKLNLRANIELQLNKNLVVTANISGITEDRNTPSGFTASQVFNNIMAIPAAAFPVKNPNGSWGNSSVYKFNPVQLLQQNGVYQSHTRNLQTNFSFVQKLDKLTPGLDLKGEVSFANQYIGIYQKQFSVNSFEIVGQDPNTGNAIYGSTPVTPISQSSSDGGGAHWNRTSVRLGFDYDRTFGKSTFTGMIQARRQGYTHDGIVYQVRTQGLAGNITYDYDKKYIIDLSGSYSGSADFAPGNRYGFFPAVGLGWILSKEDFLRDNATFNYVKLRASYGTVGNINEAYRFLYQQFAVGANGWITGTGNTYHGGLTEGPFANLDFAWEKKTTLNVGVDFTVFKNLSGTLDVFTEKRKGILEIPSAGVPDYTGFNLQYANTGEVQNKGLEASLRYEQNDNKFKYYIGGSVAYARNKITKRSENPQPYNYLYTQGYEIGQMKGLVYQGFYQQSDFDANGALKQGVVASSYINVKPGDLKFKDQDGNGIINDYDKVPLNYNKLPEITLGFNLGFKYAGFDFDAYLQGVLHRTVSLLDDAYTYTHPFVYNNNISAFSANPWTPETANTATSPRLSTLSNPNNDQQSDFWMRNGNFLKLRSVELGYTIPQLGFLKKIDAVRVFVNGTNLFTWDKIKGLEAERLSMGYPLVKAVTFGMKVKL; encoded by the coding sequence ATGAAAAAAGATTATAAAAACTTTTTGGCCTGGATGCTTGCGTTCTGCAGTTACTCGGCGGTTAATGCCCAAACTGCGAAAACAACCCCGGCCGATACCATAAAAACGGCGAATAGCTCATATAAAGATATAGTTGATGGTGGCTTAAGGATCCAGAAATCATGGCGCAATACCGGCGCGGTTTTTACGCTGTCGGGCGAAGACTTAACCCGCATGACATCAGGTAACCTGTTGAATACCCTTCAGGGCCGCATCCCGGGTTTAACGGTGGTAACAGGATCTGGCGAGCCAGGTTATGATAACCCTACTTTTTACATGCGTGGCCAAAGCAGCTGGAATATCCAGGGTAACCAGGTATTGATTTACCTGGATGGTTTCCAGGTTGATATGGGGGCTATTACCGGTTTGTCTGCTTACGAGATCGAATCGGTTACTTTATTAAAGGATGCTGCTGCATTAGCTGTTTACGGTTTGGAAGGTGGTGCAGGAGTGTTAAGCATCCGCACCAAAAAAGGAGCTGTTTTAGATAAAACACAGGTATTTATCAATGGCAAATATGGCATATTAAGCCCGATTGAATTGCCGAAGGTGATGGATGCCTTCGGTTATACTACAAATTACAACAATGCCCTTACCAATGATGGTTTGCCGATTAAATATGCCAACCCCGAATTGTACAAAGCAAGTAATGATCCTTTTCACCCTAACGTGAACTGGTACGACCAGCTTTTGAAAAAAACTTCGGCTATACAGGATTATAACTTCGGTTTTCGTGGTGGTAATAACACAGCAAAATATTTTGTGCTGATGAACTATACCAACTTTGAGGGGATGTACAAAAATGCAGATATCATTGATAAGGATTTTGGTACAAACGCCAAGTACACCAAGTTAAATTTAAGGGCGAACATCGAGTTGCAGCTTAACAAAAACCTGGTTGTAACCGCCAACATCAGCGGTATTACTGAAGACAGGAATACGCCGTCGGGCTTCACTGCATCGCAGGTGTTTAACAACATTATGGCTATCCCAGCTGCGGCCTTCCCGGTTAAAAACCCTAATGGTTCGTGGGGTAACAGTTCGGTATATAAATTTAACCCGGTGCAGTTGTTGCAGCAAAACGGTGTTTACCAATCGCATACCCGTAACCTGCAAACCAATTTCAGCTTTGTGCAAAAACTGGATAAGCTAACCCCTGGTCTTGATTTAAAGGGCGAGGTATCATTTGCCAACCAATATATAGGCATCTACCAGAAACAATTTTCGGTAAACTCGTTCGAAATTGTTGGCCAGGATCCTAATACAGGCAATGCCATCTACGGTTCAACGCCGGTAACACCTATAAGCCAATCAAGCAGCGATGGCGGCGGTGCCCACTGGAACCGTACATCGGTAAGGTTAGGTTTTGATTACGATCGTACTTTCGGTAAATCAACCTTTACCGGTATGATCCAGGCCCGCAGGCAGGGTTACACACACGATGGTATTGTTTACCAGGTGCGCACCCAGGGTTTGGCAGGTAATATCACCTATGATTATGATAAAAAATACATTATCGATCTTTCGGGCTCATACAGCGGCTCGGCCGATTTTGCACCGGGCAACCGTTACGGATTTTTCCCTGCAGTTGGCTTAGGCTGGATCCTGTCGAAAGAAGATTTCCTGAGGGATAATGCTACTTTTAACTATGTAAAACTGAGAGCTTCTTACGGTACCGTGGGCAATATCAACGAGGCTTACCGTTTCCTTTATCAGCAGTTTGCTGTTGGTGCCAATGGCTGGATCACAGGTACGGGTAACACCTACCATGGGGGCTTAACTGAAGGACCTTTTGCTAACCTTGATTTTGCATGGGAAAAGAAAACAACCTTAAACGTTGGTGTTGATTTCACGGTGTTTAAAAACCTGTCGGGTACGTTAGATGTATTTACCGAAAAACGCAAAGGCATCCTCGAGATTCCATCGGCCGGTGTGCCTGATTATACCGGTTTTAACCTGCAATACGCCAACACCGGCGAGGTACAAAACAAAGGTTTGGAGGCTTCATTAAGGTATGAGCAAAACGATAACAAGTTTAAATATTACATAGGTGGCTCGGTTGCTTACGCACGTAACAAAATAACCAAACGTTCCGAAAATCCGCAGCCTTACAACTACCTGTATACCCAGGGGTATGAAATTGGGCAGATGAAGGGTTTGGTTTACCAGGGCTTTTACCAGCAATCAGATTTTGATGCCAACGGCGCTTTGAAACAAGGTGTTGTAGCTTCATCATACATCAACGTGAAACCTGGCGATCTGAAATTTAAAGATCAGGACGGCAACGGCATTATTAACGATTATGATAAAGTGCCTTTGAACTACAACAAACTTCCCGAAATTACTTTAGGCTTTAACCTTGGCTTTAAATATGCCGGTTTTGATTTCGACGCTTACCTGCAGGGCGTATTACATCGCACCGTGAGCCTGTTGGATGATGCTTATACTTATACACACCCGTTTGTGTACAACAATAACATCTCGGCATTTTCTGCAAACCCATGGACGCCCGAAACTGCAAATACTGCCACTTCGCCGCGTTTATCAACGCTGTCAAATCCAAACAATGATCAGCAGTCTGATTTCTGGATGCGTAACGGTAATTTCCTGAAACTGCGTAGTGTTGAATTAGGTTACACCATACCACAACTTGGGTTTTTAAAGAAAATTGATGCTGTAAGGGTGTTTGTAAACGGCACCAACCTGTTTACCTGGGATAAAATTAAAGGCCTTGAAGCCGAGCGCCTTTCAATGGGTTATCCTTTGGTAAAAGCGGTAACATTTGGTATGAAAGTGAAATTGTAG